In Pseudobacter ginsenosidimutans, the following are encoded in one genomic region:
- a CDS encoding phosphodiester glycosidase family protein codes for MKRSFLLGSILFVLNVPFSFARQNWQRADSLFAPLPPGIKVFYSKDSLNGRPFSAYFVEADLKDKKLDFTAQTGHGKRYTPSQYYANENQPYLVVNATFFSFNTNQNLNLVMKDGVQVAYNNPSLKSKGVDSFYYPTYGAIGINKRRNADVAWIFTDTTMRWPYAFQERPVVAKGTTPDPTIRNLNTLDRWKWWRMKTAVGGGPVLVKDHEIFIPFREEQKFVNGENDRHPRTAMGYTANGQLIILVVQGRTPGVAEGTTLKETAIILRDLGCVEAVNLDGGGSSCMLVNGKETIKPSDKEGQRPVPAVFIIQRKYSKKEMKP; via the coding sequence TTGAAAAGATCATTCTTGCTGGGGAGCATTCTGTTTGTACTGAATGTTCCCTTTTCTTTTGCCCGGCAAAACTGGCAAAGAGCTGATTCCTTATTTGCACCGTTACCTCCCGGCATCAAAGTTTTCTATTCAAAGGATTCTCTGAATGGCCGGCCCTTTTCTGCATATTTTGTGGAGGCCGACCTGAAAGACAAAAAACTTGATTTCACTGCGCAGACCGGTCACGGCAAAAGGTATACGCCCTCACAGTATTACGCAAACGAAAACCAGCCATACCTGGTGGTGAACGCAACTTTCTTTTCCTTCAATACCAATCAAAACCTCAATCTCGTGATGAAAGATGGTGTGCAGGTTGCATATAACAATCCATCGCTGAAGAGCAAGGGGGTAGATTCCTTTTATTATCCAACATACGGTGCTATCGGCATCAACAAACGTCGTAATGCAGATGTAGCCTGGATTTTCACGGATACCACTATGCGCTGGCCATATGCCTTCCAGGAGCGGCCCGTTGTAGCGAAAGGCACAACACCCGATCCCACGATCCGCAACCTGAATACGCTTGACAGATGGAAATGGTGGAGAATGAAAACTGCAGTAGGAGGTGGGCCGGTATTGGTGAAGGACCATGAGATCTTCATTCCGTTCAGGGAGGAACAGAAATTCGTGAATGGTGAAAACGACCGTCACCCGAGAACCGCGATGGGTTATACGGCTAATGGGCAACTCATCATACTGGTGGTGCAGGGAAGAACGCCCGGTGTTGCAGAAGGAACAACCCTCAAGGAAACAGCCATCATTCTGAGGGACCTGGGCTGTGTGGAGGCGGTGAATCTGGATGGAGGAGGCAGCAGTTGCATGCTGGTGAATGGAAAGGAGACCATCAAGCCATCAGATAAGGAAGGACAGCGGCCTGTACCGGCTGTATTCATTATACAAAGAAAGTATTCAAAAAAGGAAATGAAGCCCTAA
- the lipA gene encoding lipoyl synthase, translated as MQELPIINKVAETETKIKKPNWLRVKLPTGENYKHVRGLVDNHKLHTICESGNCPNMGECWGEGTATFMILGNVCTRSCGFCAVATGRPEPVDWDEPQRVAEAIYLMKVKHAVITSVDRDELKDQGSIIWQNTIKAVKTLTPDTTLETLIPDFKGKAEDIQRVIDAAPEVVSHNIETVERLTRQVRIQAKYWRSMETLKILKAGGMRTKSGIMLGLGETKEEVVQTLKDLRNSGVDVITMGQYLQPTRKHLPVIRFVHPDEFAELREIGYQLGFDYVESGPLVRSSYHSDKHVLPGYGRGVWEAEKAAIVS; from the coding sequence ATGCAGGAATTACCGATCATCAATAAGGTAGCAGAGACAGAAACTAAGATCAAAAAGCCCAACTGGCTTCGTGTGAAGCTGCCTACAGGCGAAAACTATAAACATGTACGCGGTCTGGTGGACAATCATAAATTGCACACCATCTGCGAGAGCGGCAACTGCCCCAATATGGGCGAATGCTGGGGTGAAGGAACAGCTACATTCATGATCCTGGGCAATGTCTGTACCCGGAGCTGCGGTTTTTGCGCAGTAGCCACCGGACGCCCCGAGCCGGTTGACTGGGATGAGCCCCAGCGCGTGGCTGAAGCCATCTACCTCATGAAAGTGAAACATGCCGTTATCACTTCCGTTGACCGTGATGAACTGAAAGACCAGGGAAGCATCATCTGGCAGAATACCATCAAAGCCGTGAAAACACTCACGCCCGATACAACACTGGAAACACTGATCCCCGATTTCAAAGGTAAAGCCGAAGATATTCAGCGTGTGATCGATGCCGCTCCAGAAGTAGTATCCCACAATATCGAAACAGTGGAAAGGCTTACCCGTCAGGTACGCATCCAGGCAAAATACTGGAGAAGCATGGAAACGCTCAAGATCCTGAAAGCAGGAGGTATGCGCACTAAAAGCGGTATCATGCTTGGATTGGGCGAAACAAAAGAAGAAGTGGTGCAGACACTGAAAGACCTTCGCAACAGCGGAGTGGATGTAATTACCATGGGGCAGTACCTCCAACCAACCCGCAAACACCTGCCTGTGATCCGCTTTGTTCACCCCGATGAATTTGCGGAGCTCCGCGAGATCGGTTACCAGCTTGGATTCGATTATGTGGAAAGCGGTCCGTTGGTGCGTTCTTCCTATCACAGCGACAAACATGTATTGCCCGGATACGGAAGAGGCGTGTGGGAAGCTGAGAAAGCAGCTATCGTATCATAA
- a CDS encoding ROK family protein yields the protein MVSQRQDFAIGIDIGGTNTVFGIVDHRGDISYRGAISTRKHDNPNDFIEELYHALQPAIDQVGGMDSIRGIGVGAPNGNYYNGTIEYAPNLPWRGVVPLRDLMTARFQSPCSLTNDANAAAVGEMMYGVARGMKDFIMITLGTGVGSGIVANGQLIYGHDGFAGELGHVTIIPDGRLHKGTGLHGSLEAYASATGVALTANEFLERDPAVPSLLRNFAKEAIDSKVVYDCAMQGDKLAGEVYAFTGKVLGLALANFVMFSSPEAIILFGGMTKAGDLILDPTREHMEKNLLPIFRDKVKLLFSELKEADAAILGASALVWEMKL from the coding sequence ATGGTAAGTCAACGACAGGATTTTGCGATTGGTATCGATATCGGTGGAACCAATACTGTATTTGGCATTGTAGATCATCGCGGCGATATTTCTTATCGCGGCGCCATCTCTACAAGGAAGCACGATAATCCGAATGATTTTATCGAAGAGTTGTACCACGCGCTGCAACCTGCAATCGACCAGGTGGGTGGAATGGATTCCATCCGCGGTATCGGAGTGGGTGCACCGAATGGTAATTATTATAATGGTACAATCGAGTACGCACCCAATCTTCCCTGGAGAGGCGTTGTTCCTCTCCGCGATCTGATGACAGCCCGCTTTCAAAGTCCCTGCTCTCTCACCAACGACGCCAATGCCGCGGCAGTAGGTGAAATGATGTACGGCGTAGCACGCGGAATGAAAGACTTCATCATGATCACACTCGGAACGGGTGTGGGAAGCGGCATCGTAGCCAATGGTCAGTTGATCTATGGTCACGACGGATTTGCCGGCGAACTCGGTCATGTTACCATCATCCCTGACGGCAGGCTGCACAAAGGCACCGGCCTGCATGGTTCGCTGGAAGCTTATGCATCCGCAACCGGCGTGGCTTTGACCGCCAATGAGTTTCTCGAAAGGGATCCAGCTGTTCCCAGTCTTCTCCGCAATTTCGCAAAGGAAGCCATCGATTCAAAAGTGGTATATGATTGCGCAATGCAGGGAGATAAACTGGCCGGTGAAGTGTATGCATTCACCGGCAAAGTACTGGGGCTGGCATTGGCCAACTTCGTGATGTTCTCGTCTCCCGAAGCGATCATTCTCTTCGGTGGTATGACCAAAGCCGGTGATCTGATCCTCGATCCCACGCGCGAACACATGGAGAAGAACCTGTTACCGATCTTCCGCGATAAAGTGAAATTATTGTTCTCGGAGCTGAAAGAAGCAGATGCTGCGATACTCGGCGCGAGTGCACTGGTATGGGAAATGAAGCTTTAG
- a CDS encoding MFS transporter: protein MSQPTKWSQFGVLITVFFFWGFVAASNSIFIPFCKEFFHLDQIQSQLIGSAFYGAYFYGSLILFIVSTVSGIDVLNKIGYKKGIIYGLLISVVGAIALAFISGSEAPTFAAVLIAFFIIALGFSLQQTAAQPFAIALGPVESGAHRLNMAGGVNSFGTLLGPLVVSWLLFGTVKEGESSPANISNIQTLYFFLSGLFILASLVFAVAKLPKTTSNETLEKSPKAMIALVIIGLLFPPVLFADQIHLQFGITKSTTIVTSLVLILLVLFVSMLLAARNKSGWGAMAYPQLVLGMIAIFVYVGVEVTVDNNFGALLKLQEFGGYDEAHISHLISLYWGSLMIGRWTGAVSVFNFSKGVKKVLGIVVPFAAFGIILLVNLIKGNKVDDFLLYPICIAIAVGAFLFANEKPVKLLLTVSVLGAIAMVIALTNTGMVANFAIISCGLCASVMWPCIFALAVSGLGKYTSQGSAFLIMMILGGAILPPAQGAIIDIDKVSPGSTVMGTSFTHFSYIVPLLCFAYLAWHTLKTKSVLKKQGLDVDAQVAAGH from the coding sequence ATGAGTCAACCAACAAAATGGTCCCAATTTGGGGTTCTGATCACCGTGTTTTTTTTCTGGGGGTTTGTAGCAGCCTCCAACAGTATCTTTATCCCATTCTGTAAGGAATTTTTTCACCTGGACCAGATCCAGTCTCAGCTCATTGGTTCCGCCTTTTATGGCGCTTATTTTTATGGTTCATTGATCCTTTTCATCGTATCCACTGTAAGTGGCATTGATGTACTGAACAAGATCGGATATAAAAAAGGCATTATCTACGGCCTGCTGATCTCTGTGGTAGGCGCCATTGCGCTGGCCTTTATCAGTGGATCTGAAGCTCCTACTTTTGCTGCCGTATTGATCGCTTTCTTTATTATAGCACTGGGCTTTTCATTGCAACAAACCGCCGCGCAACCATTCGCCATAGCATTGGGTCCCGTGGAATCCGGCGCACATCGTTTGAACATGGCCGGTGGTGTGAACTCTTTCGGTACCTTGCTGGGGCCGCTGGTAGTAAGCTGGCTGCTTTTCGGCACAGTGAAAGAGGGAGAAAGTTCACCTGCGAATATTTCCAATATACAAACCTTGTATTTCTTCCTCTCCGGACTGTTCATATTGGCATCACTGGTTTTTGCAGTAGCCAAATTGCCGAAGACAACCTCCAACGAAACTTTGGAGAAAAGCCCCAAAGCCATGATCGCACTGGTGATCATCGGCCTGTTGTTCCCTCCCGTTTTGTTTGCAGACCAGATCCATCTGCAATTCGGTATTACAAAATCCACTACTATTGTTACTTCCCTTGTACTCATATTGCTGGTGCTGTTCGTGAGCATGTTACTGGCCGCCAGGAATAAATCCGGATGGGGAGCCATGGCTTACCCACAGCTGGTGCTGGGCATGATCGCCATCTTTGTATATGTAGGTGTGGAAGTAACGGTTGATAATAATTTCGGCGCGCTGCTCAAGCTGCAGGAATTCGGAGGATACGATGAAGCACATATCTCCCACCTGATCTCATTGTATTGGGGTAGTTTGATGATTGGGCGCTGGACCGGAGCGGTGAGCGTTTTCAATTTCAGCAAGGGAGTTAAAAAAGTGCTGGGCATCGTAGTACCTTTTGCAGCATTCGGGATCATTTTACTGGTGAACCTGATCAAGGGTAACAAGGTAGATGATTTCCTGCTCTATCCTATCTGTATTGCCATTGCAGTTGGCGCATTCCTTTTTGCAAATGAGAAACCTGTGAAGCTTTTGCTTACCGTTTCAGTATTAGGTGCAATCGCCATGGTGATTGCGCTTACCAATACCGGTATGGTAGCTAATTTCGCCATCATCAGTTGCGGTCTCTGCGCTTCAGTGATGTGGCCCTGTATCTTTGCGCTGGCTGTCAGCGGCCTGGGCAAATATACCAGCCAGGGTTCTGCATTCCTGATCATGATGATCCTCGGTGGCGCTATCCTGCCACCCGCACAGGGAGCTATCATAGATATTGATAAGGTTAGTCCTGGTTCAACAGTGATGGGCACTTCCTTCACTCACTTCTCTTATATCGTTCCCTTGCTTTGTTTCGCTTATCTTGCATGGCATACGCTGAAAACAAAATCTGTTCTGAAGAAACAGGGATTGGATGTAGACGCGCAGGTGGCTGCCGGACACTAG
- a CDS encoding OsmC family protein, with product MTSEVVYEGNLRTVCTHLQSGNQIQTDAPTDNQGQGERFSPTDLVATALGACMMTIMGIKARDMQINLEGTRIETQKIMKADPRRIGGINLTFHFPDALQQLDDKQKTILERAAHTCPVIYSIHPDIEVKVVFNWTATVS from the coding sequence ATGACTTCTGAAGTAGTTTACGAAGGAAATCTCAGAACGGTTTGTACACATCTCCAGTCAGGCAATCAAATTCAGACAGACGCCCCCACCGATAACCAGGGGCAGGGCGAAAGATTCTCTCCTACTGACCTCGTGGCAACCGCACTGGGCGCCTGCATGATGACCATCATGGGGATCAAGGCCCGTGACATGCAGATCAACCTGGAGGGCACCAGGATCGAAACTCAGAAAATCATGAAAGCGGATCCCCGCAGGATCGGCGGCATAAATTTAACATTTCATTTCCCTGATGCATTGCAGCAACTGGATGATAAACAAAAGACTATCCTCGAAAGAGCTGCTCATACATGCCCGGTTATCTACAGCATTCACCCGGATATAGAGGTGAAAGTGGTATTCAACTGGACAGCCACTGTGAGTTGA
- a CDS encoding DUF2851 family protein has protein sequence MQERLLQFIWQFRYFNQQQLLSTNGNVLELVHPGTLNHNQGPDFQQAMLRIDGMLWVGQVELHIRSSDWYAHAHHHDSLYRNVILHVVWEDDVNNPHDPVPILVLQDRVPKLLLNQYQEWMLSRQFIPCQSQLNSIDRLVFMAWKERLMVERLQRKTELVYSFLESTKHHWDETCWWLLARNFGMKINADAFEQIARSLPGALIQRHRQQLVQLEALLLGQAGLLNKSFQHAYPSQLKREYEFYRAKYGLRPVHIPVYFLRMRPPAFPTVRLAQLAMLLHSSERLFHYILETENLEQLRLLLNVTAAPFWDDHYTLEESAPPKPKHLGEQFTDNLLVNSVIPLLFAYGCWKREQVYKDRAIRWLQQLPAEQNSIINSFRMLGAGCEDAFDSQALLEMKSQYCDRKRCLDCAIGNNLINSQWLSS, from the coding sequence ATGCAAGAAAGATTATTGCAGTTCATCTGGCAATTCCGTTATTTCAATCAACAGCAATTATTGTCAACCAATGGCAATGTGCTGGAACTGGTCCATCCCGGAACCCTCAATCATAACCAGGGTCCGGACTTTCAACAGGCGATGCTCCGCATCGATGGAATGCTTTGGGTAGGACAGGTGGAACTGCATATCCGCAGCTCTGACTGGTATGCACATGCGCACCATCATGACTCCCTCTACCGTAACGTGATCCTGCACGTGGTATGGGAAGATGATGTGAACAATCCGCATGATCCTGTTCCCATCCTTGTGTTGCAGGACAGGGTGCCGAAGCTCTTATTGAATCAATACCAGGAGTGGATGTTGAGCAGGCAGTTCATACCCTGTCAGTCGCAACTCAACAGTATCGACCGGCTTGTATTCATGGCCTGGAAAGAAAGATTGATGGTGGAGCGGCTGCAGCGAAAAACAGAACTGGTATATTCCTTCCTGGAAAGCACAAAACATCACTGGGACGAGACCTGCTGGTGGTTACTGGCCAGGAATTTTGGCATGAAGATCAATGCTGACGCCTTTGAGCAGATTGCCAGAAGCCTGCCTGGAGCATTGATCCAAAGGCATCGTCAGCAACTGGTGCAACTGGAAGCCCTGTTGTTGGGACAGGCCGGCTTGCTGAACAAATCCTTTCAGCACGCATATCCATCACAGTTAAAAAGGGAATATGAGTTCTATCGAGCCAAATACGGATTGCGGCCCGTTCATATTCCCGTGTACTTCCTGCGTATGCGCCCGCCTGCATTTCCAACCGTTCGGCTGGCGCAGCTCGCGATGCTTCTGCATTCATCCGAGCGGCTATTCCATTATATACTGGAAACCGAAAACCTGGAGCAATTGCGCTTACTATTGAACGTTACTGCGGCTCCTTTCTGGGATGACCATTATACACTGGAAGAATCAGCTCCGCCCAAACCCAAGCATCTGGGTGAACAATTTACAGATAACCTGCTGGTGAATTCAGTGATACCACTGCTTTTCGCATATGGTTGCTGGAAACGGGAACAGGTGTATAAAGACAGGGCCATTCGATGGCTGCAGCAATTACCGGCTGAGCAGAACAGCATCATCAATTCATTCCGGATGTTGGGCGCGGGTTGTGAAGATGCGTTCGATAGTCAGGCACTGCTGGAAATGAAATCGCAGTATTGTGACCGTAAGAGATGTCTGGATTGCGCAATCGGCAATAACCTGATCAACTCACAGTGGCTGTCCAGTTGA
- a CDS encoding TlpA family protein disulfide reductase, producing MRLIICIILMPLITLGQSGIALQESGDAAWARLEKMGGQIPAGKEAYQEYLQLRPLGKKRYEDQHLLTRMQLAEAFWQSYPLHSRRQDALRMFLSANPYFIAASGNESLDTIEKQPGMDWAAILRSAVIDTAARQKWLTTGNRIVFSILNGAGTKEEKEKAAFSLFARDFRLASGNFGLLPRKEAEADYWSAFEQVYWKSFLQRFREHMQQFAELAVLPERAKDFLSALKGYSPAVAAIFWNELQKETSKANQDGLKLLYQTATEQLMALKLERGEEALKMSFTALDKTEFQLEKLRGKVVLIDFWASWCKPCLNEFPHLRTMLEKYNRDGFEIAGICLDNESALPRVKEIIQENKITWPQRFEGKGFHSDTYRLLYGINSLPTVWLLDKSGRIVSTDARGAKLEPLIQKYLNEK from the coding sequence ATGAGATTGATAATATGTATCATTTTGATGCCCCTTATCACATTAGGGCAGTCGGGCATAGCTTTACAGGAAAGCGGAGATGCTGCCTGGGCAAGACTTGAAAAAATGGGTGGACAGATCCCGGCAGGTAAAGAAGCCTATCAGGAGTATCTGCAACTGCGGCCACTGGGAAAGAAAAGGTACGAAGACCAGCATTTGCTAACGAGAATGCAACTGGCAGAGGCTTTCTGGCAAAGCTATCCGTTGCATTCCAGGCGCCAGGATGCATTGAGAATGTTTCTATCTGCCAATCCTTACTTCATAGCAGCCAGTGGAAATGAATCCCTGGACACCATTGAGAAACAGCCTGGGATGGATTGGGCGGCCATTTTGCGTTCAGCAGTGATCGATACTGCCGCCAGGCAGAAATGGCTGACCACTGGCAACCGGATCGTGTTTTCAATATTAAATGGTGCCGGCACTAAAGAAGAAAAAGAGAAAGCGGCCTTTTCACTTTTCGCCCGGGATTTCAGACTGGCATCGGGAAACTTTGGACTGCTTCCGCGAAAAGAAGCTGAAGCAGATTATTGGTCTGCATTTGAGCAGGTTTACTGGAAATCCTTCTTGCAAAGATTCCGTGAACACATGCAACAGTTTGCAGAACTAGCGGTGCTGCCTGAGCGGGCAAAAGATTTTCTGTCTGCTCTGAAAGGCTACTCCCCTGCTGTAGCTGCTATATTTTGGAATGAACTTCAAAAAGAAACCAGCAAAGCCAATCAGGATGGACTCAAATTATTGTATCAAACAGCAACAGAACAATTGATGGCGCTTAAACTGGAGCGTGGAGAAGAAGCACTCAAGATGTCCTTTACTGCATTAGATAAAACTGAATTCCAACTGGAAAAATTACGCGGGAAAGTGGTATTGATAGATTTTTGGGCATCCTGGTGCAAGCCCTGTCTAAATGAATTTCCTCATCTAAGAACGATGCTGGAAAAATACAATAGAGATGGATTTGAAATTGCAGGAATCTGCCTCGATAATGAATCTGCTCTCCCCCGTGTGAAAGAAATTATTCAGGAGAATAAGATCACGTGGCCACAGCGTTTTGAAGGGAAGGGATTCCACAGTGACACCTACCGTTTGCTATACGGCATCAATTCCTTACCAACTGTCTGGTTGCTGGATAAATCAGGAAGAATCGTATCAACAGATGCCCGCGGTGCAAAGCTTGAACCACTTATTCAAAAATACCTGAATGAGAAGTAA
- a CDS encoding glycogen synthase, with product MEILHVSAECYPVAKAGGLGDVVGALPKYLNEQGQIAKVVLPMYRTRFLYTHQWEVVHKGGTNMGNWYFDFTVIREQSNELGFDLYLVDINGLLDREKIYGYDDDTERFTAFQIAVLDWVSAWQDKPDVIHVHDHQAALIPFMMKYCYKYQSLKNIPSVLTIHNAQYQGWMGWDKSVYLPQWDTWHWGMLDWNNNINPLAAGIRCAWKVTTVSPSYLAELRYNSNGLEALFEYEKGKCVGILNGIDVDVWDPETDHYLNDHYDTVEVEKGKAASKKLLCEQFGLDTEKPLISFIGRLVGEKGADLLAQAIGDSFYYIGRKMNFLVLGSGFPEVEAALTALKPLAQYDYNVYIGYNEALSHLMYAGSDFLLMPSRVEPCGLNQMYSMRYGTVPMVRKTGGLIDTVVDLGEPDGYGICYNNASVGDITQAVWRATDLYEKKDKLKEIRQRMMQLDFSWESSVEQYIQVYRSF from the coding sequence ATGGAGATCTTACACGTAAGCGCAGAATGTTACCCGGTAGCAAAGGCAGGAGGACTGGGAGATGTAGTAGGCGCATTACCTAAATATTTGAATGAACAGGGCCAGATAGCCAAAGTGGTGCTCCCGATGTACCGCACCCGCTTCCTGTACACACATCAATGGGAAGTAGTGCACAAAGGCGGCACCAATATGGGCAACTGGTATTTCGATTTTACCGTGATCCGCGAACAGTCCAACGAACTCGGCTTCGATCTCTACCTCGTAGACATCAACGGACTGCTGGACAGGGAAAAGATTTATGGCTACGATGATGACACGGAAAGATTCACTGCCTTCCAGATCGCAGTGCTGGACTGGGTTTCAGCCTGGCAGGATAAACCGGATGTGATCCACGTGCACGATCATCAGGCTGCGCTGATACCATTTATGATGAAGTATTGTTACAAGTATCAATCGCTCAAAAACATTCCATCCGTACTCACCATTCACAATGCCCAGTACCAGGGCTGGATGGGCTGGGATAAAAGTGTATACCTCCCTCAATGGGATACCTGGCATTGGGGTATGCTCGACTGGAACAACAACATCAATCCATTGGCCGCAGGTATCAGGTGCGCCTGGAAAGTAACAACTGTTAGTCCAAGTTACCTCGCTGAACTGCGCTACAACAGCAATGGACTGGAAGCCCTCTTCGAATATGAGAAAGGAAAATGTGTGGGCATCCTCAATGGTATCGATGTGGATGTGTGGGACCCGGAAACCGATCATTATCTCAATGATCATTATGATACCGTTGAAGTGGAAAAAGGAAAGGCCGCCAGTAAGAAACTGCTCTGCGAACAGTTCGGACTGGATACTGAGAAGCCCCTGATCAGTTTCATCGGCAGACTGGTAGGAGAGAAAGGCGCTGACCTGCTGGCGCAAGCCATCGGTGATTCGTTCTATTATATAGGCAGAAAGATGAATTTCCTGGTGCTGGGCAGTGGCTTTCCTGAAGTGGAAGCTGCGCTCACCGCATTGAAGCCATTGGCTCAATATGATTACAATGTTTATATCGGGTACAATGAAGCGCTTAGTCACCTCATGTATGCCGGATCCGATTTCCTCCTGATGCCTTCCCGCGTGGAGCCCTGCGGCCTCAACCAGATGTACTCCATGCGCTATGGCACCGTGCCAATGGTCAGAAAAACCGGAGGTCTTATAGATACAGTTGTTGATCTTGGCGAACCGGATGGCTATGGCATCTGTTACAACAATGCCAGCGTGGGAGACATTACCCAGGCAGTTTGGCGGGCAACAGATTTGTATGAAAAGAAAGACAAACTGAAAGAGATCCGTCAACGAATGATGCAACTCGATTTTAGCTGGGAATCCAGCGTTGAACAATATATTCAGGTATACCGATCATTCTAA
- a CDS encoding glucose-1-phosphate adenylyltransferase has protein sequence MSKEVIAVILGGGAGTRLYPLTASRSKPAVPIAGKYRLVDIPISNCINSSITRMFVLTQFNSASLNKHIKNTYHFSVFSSAFVDILAAEQTPESTAWYQGTADAVRQSLRHLSQHDCEYVLILSGDQLYQMDFQKMLDDHKAKGADISIATIPVGDREASDFGILKADENNTITAFIEKPKKDLLPDWISDTGPDMQAQGRNYLASMGIYIFNRKLLIDLLMDLYKDYTDFGKEILPRALKEYKVTSYQYDGYWTDIGHIYSFFEANLALTQEIPPFNLFDKSNAVYTRARMLPPAKISGTTLEKTIIAEGCIINASRIENSVIGIRSRVGHGTTMVSCYMMGSDYFETIEEMEYSKERGLPKLGIGDRCYIKNAIIDKNCRIGNDVRINGSIHMENADHSLYTIRDGIVVIKKGAILPDGFVI, from the coding sequence ATGAGCAAAGAAGTGATTGCTGTCATTTTAGGAGGAGGAGCAGGAACAAGATTATATCCCCTTACCGCCAGCCGTTCCAAACCTGCCGTGCCTATCGCCGGCAAATACCGCCTAGTAGATATTCCGATCTCCAACTGTATCAACTCGAGCATCACTCGTATGTTCGTGCTCACGCAGTTCAATTCGGCCTCGCTCAACAAACATATCAAGAACACTTATCACTTCAGCGTTTTCAGCAGCGCGTTCGTAGACATTCTCGCTGCTGAACAAACCCCTGAAAGCACCGCCTGGTACCAGGGAACGGCAGACGCAGTAAGACAAAGCCTTCGTCATCTCAGTCAACACGATTGCGAATACGTACTCATCCTTTCAGGCGATCAGCTCTACCAGATGGACTTCCAGAAAATGCTGGACGATCACAAGGCAAAAGGAGCGGATATCTCCATCGCCACCATTCCCGTGGGTGATCGCGAAGCATCCGACTTCGGTATTCTAAAAGCCGACGAGAACAATACCATCACTGCTTTTATCGAGAAGCCCAAAAAAGACCTGCTGCCGGACTGGATCAGCGATACAGGTCCTGATATGCAGGCGCAGGGCAGGAACTATCTCGCCAGCATGGGCATCTATATCTTCAACCGCAAACTGCTGATTGATCTGTTAATGGACCTCTATAAAGATTATACAGATTTCGGTAAAGAGATCCTGCCGCGCGCACTCAAGGAATATAAGGTCACCAGCTACCAATATGATGGTTACTGGACAGATATCGGTCATATCTATTCGTTCTTCGAAGCCAATCTGGCACTCACACAAGAGATCCCACCATTCAATCTCTTCGATAAATCAAATGCGGTGTATACCCGCGCGCGCATGCTGCCACCCGCCAAGATCAGCGGCACCACACTCGAGAAAACCATCATCGCCGAAGGCTGCATCATCAATGCCAGCCGCATCGAGAACTCCGTGATCGGTATCAGAAGCAGGGTAGGGCATGGCACCACCATGGTCAGCTGCTATATGATGGGATCGGATTATTTCGAGACCATCGAAGAAATGGAATACTCAAAAGAACGCGGACTGCCTAAACTCGGGATCGGCGACAGATGCTATATCAAGAATGCGATCATCGATAAGAATTGTCGCATAGGCAATGACGTCAGGATCAATGGCAGCATCCATATGGAGAATGCAGATCATTCACTCTACACTATCAGAGACGGAATAGTTGTAATAAAGAAGGGAGCGATCCTGCCGGACGGCTTCGTCATTTAA